The Lytechinus variegatus isolate NC3 chromosome 11, Lvar_3.0, whole genome shotgun sequence genome contains the following window.
CTCAACAGATTAAAAACATGACTCCCAGAGGGTTTTTTGAGAGGTGTGAGGCCTAAACTTAGAATTCCTCACTCATTTTCAGGGGTAAATTCTCACAAAAAGGTTACTcatgttacaattttttttcaaaattgtagaCCAATATCTAAGGATTTCTTGTGACAAATTGACCTAACTTGTGCAGGACATCCCCATACAATGTGGGCCAACAGGGTATCTTTGGCATTCCCCCTTGTCTTCCTGTGGTTTCTTTGCAGGCATGCTAGAGAGGCGAAAAAAGTCGAATACTTACCTAAGAAGACGGAGGATCCAAATGTAGCTAGACCAGTGGAGGATCCTGGACTAGATCCTGTTACTGATTGAGATTGGACTGGATTCAAAGATTGGACTACCAAGGAAGCCGATGCCCCTCTCCTGTAAAAACACAATGATATCAATGATAACGATTATGATACTATTACAATTATCCTTGGTTACATAGCACTGAAGTTATAGTACCGTTATGCACCTATAAGGAGTCTTTAGAGCACTCTGCGTTACAAGGAataatatcatgaaaatcatttcatttaaaattctcTCTCTTTTGAAGAGTACATGACGCAAAGGAAATTTAATGgaatttatatgtatataagtaaaataaacaaaaacaaaatcattattttaaaatgcaaattagcCGGGTTTCGTTAACATTCTGCTGGTTCGATTCATGGTATATCAtatccattttcatatttattttcattaatgtatgaaaatgaaaagaaaataacagtttaCTGCCAATTTGAGGATATAAAACAGATTAATTCAGATTTTATGAATGCTGTTTACCTCTATGGATTAAGAATAAAAGGTGCTGAGTGAGGCTACTGCAATAAGAAGTTGCCACGATGGACTTGTGACTTTTACTCAGATACATACCTCGTCACTTCCACGTTATACCACACAAAATTCTCAATCGTGATCTCATCGGCACGTAATTCTCCGATCCCACTGCCAAGATTATAAAGCAGGGTGATGATTCCATCCTTGATTCCTAATGTTATAAAACTATCTTGGATTGATGGACCATGCCAGAGGAGGAGGCTGTCTGACGATGCATCCATGGCACGGAATAGAAGACGGATGTCTGTCGCATGAAAGACACTGCATACAAAGAGAAAAGGAGATTATCTTTAGacttccatatacatgtaatatgttgGTTTCTCCCACACTGTACAGTGCACTGGACAGGAAGCTGTCAGCATCCCAGTTGGTCGTTTGTACAATAACTGTTAACATTGGAAAAACTTTAATTTGAAAGGGCTATGActtatttgatattgtttttgtacctaaaatgtcacaattaatcaaaattatatCTCAACCACCTTGGTTTAAAGCCCTAATATGGTATGATACAGCCAAGCTATAAACACCAATTGATAAACTGTACACTTTAtctgcatgggggggggggggggtcagctgCAACCCGACCCCAATAAAAAGCAGATGATAAAAGAATCTATTATTTATGTTCATATCAAGGATACCACAAAATAGTTCAATACTTTCAAGCTAGGCATTGGAGATGAAGAAGTACAGATGAATTgcagtctgcaggcacagaccctggtTGAATCTTTATCAACAATTAGGTCTTGACACAAGAATAGCACAAATACAACATGTTTAAATTCTTAAGTGAGAGGGACTGCTTTGCACAAATCCGAGTCAGAGACATTCGACTGCGTATTCAGACCACTTTCTTCAGACCAATGCTTGCACATCAAACTAAAAGCACAGACCAACTATCTATGTTATTGTCCAGATAGAATCTCATAATTACCATTCAAAGATAGGATCTCATAATTACCATTCAAAGATAGGATGCTACATGCTAAAAGATAGTTGAGACAATAcacttcatgtttttttttaatagaattcAGATGATTTTATTGTTCTATAATTTCTTCCTACTTGACATTTCTTTAATGGAGAAGGCCTTTCAATAAACTTATGAATTTCAGGCTATGAAAATTACATTCACAATTAAGCAATTTAgtacaatatcatttttttatcaatgtatATTTTAGAGATTGCCATAATTAACACAGTTAATATGATGAAGAAGGGCTTACCTTGTAAGAATGGCTCTTTCAAATGATAGGTAGCTGTTTCCACCAAACATAGGAATGCTGTATGTAGATGCTGCCAACAGGGAATAGAAAAGACATTATTAATGTGAtatgacatgaataaaaaaaaacattcatcaatGCAAATAATGGGAAATTGCGTATCTCTCTGTAGATTAATTTGGCCCTGTGGTACAATATATAGCAATCTTTACTGAAGTAACCAGTGATATAATTTGACTTTAAAGGCATAAAATCAGTTTTAAAATGATACATCTACAAGACttgtacaaattttttttttttacatacgtTGGTCACAGATGGGTCCGGAGAAGCCTACACTGCAGAGGCAAGATGCTTGACCGCTATCACTCACGTAACACAGACCATCATTCTGACACTGCTCATTGGTTGAAAGCAAGTCACATGACGATGTCTCACAGAGGTCCCCTGTAGCACAAgatcaaaattaaatcaataaaacatataCATTTTACAGTACTGACAGAGGAACTTGTAAGCTCACAACAAAAATGAATCCTAACATTAGCAAAAAGGGAAATCAATGTTAATACTCAAACAGCAATTCAGTCAAACTATTGCATCTCCCTAGTTTTTTAAACATCGAGCACTCGAAATAATCAGGCGCAacttttttgtataaattatataCTGTTCATCATTATTTGTTTCTTAGACGCAAGGTGATGTCATCTGACAGGGACCTATGGTCATGTGATCTGGGGTCAGAGGTCAAATTACCTGAATAGCCTGGTGCACATTCACAGAGGTAACCAGTCGAGGAGGAGGACGAAAACACACAACGGGCTTCGTTCTGACATCCATGATCAAGATTACATAACTCATCATTACACTGGGAGACTGAAGACTGGGCTAGATTCTCAGTCAGATCTATGACCTCTTCATTCACTGTTAGACTGCGAATACATCCTGAGAAACCTGtacaatcaatcaaaatatattcattcattaattccacatgaaaatcaaaataaaaaaaattgaacttcCATGATCATCCAGATGTATCGTATTTGCCAAACGATCAGCTTAGATTTcaggatttcacaaagttcattgaGCCAGATTTGGATTGACGAtgatacaataataatgataataatactaataatatatacatgaaaGTATATTTTCTACCGCACTTAAAATAAGACTCCTTAAAACTTGTTATGATTCAAATAGAAGTATTTTGAGTTTTGACTGAAGCAATTTATGGATGATGCTTTCCTGACTAATTACTTGGTTTTGCACACTTTTTTATTGAATCAATGCTTACTGCGACTATAACTACATTCATTTATCTATAAGCTCAAGTCATACTAAAGATGATTTTAACTACATTCACTCTCCCCATCGTTCATGTCTGTCTAGACTTCCAAGGAGAAACATGGAGTGCAATATCAAGTTTCATGACAGAATACAAATCAAGACTGAATATTATGAATCAACTTACCGCCAGTAATCCCAGCTCTAGCGGGCACCGTCACCGATGACGCCACTCCCCCGATGTATGTCAATCCTACACTTAGTCCTACGCTGGACCCAGAAGACTGACCAGTCACAGGACTTTCCTGGTCATTCAACCATAGTTGACCCTCTCCATTCCGTCTGCTCACTCTGACCGTATACCACTCTCCACTGTCCAGCTGGTCATTGCTTACGAGGGTAGCAGGTCCTATCAAGATGAATGATAGAATGGATGAGAACATCCCTGCAATCTAATTGCTTGAGAGGTAAGCATGATTTTTTACTGGGCTGCATGAacaataaagcaatattgactggcctcgaGGCGATACGACATGTATcgcccaaactagatttatatTGCCTGAGTCGCAGAGGGTGATATTAATTTAGTGAGGGTGATATATGTCCTTTCGCCCCCAGATCAGTCAATATTGCTAGCATTAAGCAAATCAGGCATCTAGAGtaaaaatcgttaaaatttagatattttaaatttttagaatgagaatctagtttatcatgttgagcagactgggcCTCTGAATTTTACCATTGTGGCGTAATTGACATGACGCGTCCCTGGCCTAGGGACGCagtatccagcgttgtcttaacttgattaccattatgacgtatagCACTGTGCGGTTGAAGGATGCATGCAAAAACGCGTAGAATACCCGGATATTAGCACTGCCTTTTATTGCCTGCTACATTTCCAcgcattttttcattcacaatacctgagcgggcaataaattgggcccgcggataaacaattggaattttATTGTCTGGCCATTTGATCCCAGTCTTAAGCAGgcaacaatgtttcaaagttgccctgctcaAATGTCTAATACGGTTAATACAGATTATCTCAACAATAGCTATATGATCATGAACATGCTATGGAATCACAATgttaacttttaaaaaaaatagtctgATTTGAGAAGTTACATGATATAGGAATCGCCTGTGGCCTTCAAATTCACCGCAaatctttcttttcattgaaaaagTAAGAGCACTGGCACtccctgtgaaaaaaaaaacacatttattaCAGTCGAATAACTAACCTGatccaaggtcaaaggtgaattGAACCCGTCGATCCACTAGACCTATCCCCATGAAATCATTCTCAGCCGAGTTCCAATATATAATACCATCATTGTCAGTATCTGGTCTAATCTCCATGGTAACGGAGGACAAATACTGGATCCTGTTACTGATATTCACTGCTAGGTACGAGAAGCCAGAGAACTTGGGAACGGTCACAATCTCAgctgaaataacaaaaataatcatttttataaaacaaaattacaaaaatataatgagCAATAACTTAAATTTGCTGATAGAaaaaagatgggggggggggtccaaatTGATAGATGACTACAGAAAATATATGTAAAGGATGAGAGGATGGTAGAAAGTAAAGAATATAAACAAGAAGAGGGAGGTGGGAATGCACtggtaataaatattcaaaactacTTTTTGCCAGAAAAAAATCTATAAGTATTACTAGTACAATGTCAAAGTAATTAGATCTACATAGAATGTACattataaaatcaatgaaaatgaaaagtaattcACATCACATCAATGGAAATAGTTGTGAATCGTTTAATAAGATCTACTTAAATATCTAAACTTTTGCTAATCTGAATGAAACCCTACCTTGTTCACACCTAGCACCACTCTGACCTGAAGGACAAATACATTCAAGTGTGAATGCATCAATGGATTGGCATGTACCACCATTCAGACAGACTGTAGAGTTACATGTACTGTGTTCACACTGCTCTATATCAGCTCCTTCTGTAGCCAATGAAGGGTACAATGACGTTTCTCCAAcctaaaataatgaatgaataatccATAAACGCTTATATCAGTTTTGCAGTGCTCAAGCTGTGGTTAATACTACCTtggctaataataataattttttttcttataataaatCTAATAAATATCACCTCAATTTCGTagcaataaaaagcaaaaaaaatttttttcaaaaaatcaaattagtgaCACATCCAggaataaaacatgaatatcaCTACTTTACATTTGAGCAATCATCAAGTGCTAACCTTGTCTCTATGGTAGAAAAGCACTTATTTCCCCCAAAATTGTAACGGATTTGATATGCAGTGAAcatgttaaaggtaaatgccagttgtggtaacgatatcaaaatgagtttgtaaagaatccaatgaaatgaccaccaaattgtctgtttgtatgaataaaacatatgtgccaaaggattctggaagaaattgtgtaactgctgagaaattagcaaataagcacaggattcgggtcaatataagcgtcgggccgacattcaaagcaatagtaatacactgtcccatgtgcgcttatctgtgttggtgatcttcagtgtgaacattttttcaacgtagatttcaagatttcacgaagttcagtttatgtaactgaaACAGATCTatatcctcgatgatatacatactgacaattaagcctggttttacagactttctcatgaaatcagtgtttactgcaactactgtatttctctttaaggatTGAGTCTATTTAACATTTTGGTGATTAAATTGCTTTATAGCAATCACTTTAGGTACAATATCAGTAACCTTTCACTATCACTCAGAGAAAATATCCTCCATCACTCAAATACACAATGAGAACAAATAACATGtcatctttgaaataaaaattcaattttctgcatcccatctgatataaatatcaaGACAGAGTAATTTTTGTTAAGACAGTAGTTTGTGAGAGGGACAAACCCTATTCGTAAAATGCAACCATTTTTACCTTCAAGTTTTCAATGCATCCAAAGAAGCCTGTATCAAACATGGAATCTTCATGAAGGAATGAACGCGTAGGGACTCCTCCAACGTAAAGAAGACTATCTACCGTCAGACCAACGGATCCACTACCGTCATGATCTACTACATTGTCATCCACTATCAACTGAGCTGTGTTCTGAGTGCGTACAATGGAGATAACGTGCCATTCCTCAGCTGTGATGACGTCACTGGTCAAAGTAGAAGTACCACTTCCTGTAAAAAGGGGGTAAATGGTAAGCAGTAAGTTGAAGTAGAATGCATGGTTAATGGTAAATTTTATAAGGacacaaaaaataatgtcattccTAATCCACATTAAGAGGTAtgacaaatatatacatatatattatccGAGGTAGGATGGTTAAATCAACACGGCTACTGCCAGTTTCATGCTTAAGAAGCAATCATCAGGCCGTCGATGAAGAAGCAGAAAATAAcgttattttattatattatatattttattataacgttattttattatattatattaacgTTATTCAAAGTTATTTTCTGCTTCTTCATCGACGGCCTGATGATTGCTTCTTAAGCATGAAACTGGCAGTAGCCGTGTTGATTTAACCATCCTACCTCGGATTATACCAGCTCCTTCATTGTAGAGCACTCTTCAGGATCCAGGGTCCTTTCTtggttacatatatatattatatatatatatatgtattgatacataaattaatgaaaaacattttatgtactgccttatttgaatgaaataaaataaatattgaatctTGGATTAATTTCTCAATCGATACATAAAATATCATAAGTCATTCATATCATAAGTCAAGTACACTAACCCAGGTTAAAACGCAGCTCCACAGCATCCTCAACAATCCCTAGTGCTAAGAAATCACCGGCAGCCAATGAAGTATCTTCTACGTACAGAATAAGGGCATTCTGTCCGGAGGATCCAGGTCTGATACGTAGACTAATCCTAGTTTCTTGAGTTGATAGCCCTTCTGGCCACAGGTAGCCCAAATATGAAGTACCACGGAAAGAAGGGGTTAGTTCACTCACAtctaaaacagaaataaaacatacatgtacatatgaatTGCATGTTATAATATCAGTTCGAAACTgttatttttactttgaaaatCCTAAAGAAAACATGTTGGGGGACCAGAAGATGAAAACGAGAACAAATAgtaatacaaaaatcatcacAAAGATAAAGAGACTTAGGCTcgcattctgaagtcaggtttaacctAGACTCTGTGCTAatattatggggagccaaaaattctgcttatattgtatatttcttatatttaccattttgtttccctttgctttcataataatgaaaatacttcagttatcaatCTGAGACAGTTATTAATGACTTCAGTGCCATTAGAGTTATTAAACTATCATGTTCTAATCaagatttgtgccccaattggctctccatagtaaaaccacaaatttaaaccagggtttaatttaaactcgaCTATAGAACACAGGCCATAGTCTTTGTTTGAACTACACGTCTCTGTGGCACTTAactttggaaaataaaaagaaaagccTTCATGGATATGCAAgtggaaaaaaagtggaaaaggTATTTTCCCCATGATTATTGAGGGTCCCATTTCTAAACTGAGATGATACGATCTAACAATGGAACTGTTTGCAAGTTACAAATAAAATGACTTTACACaaaactggaacatgttctaaTAACGAAATTTCcacatattttaaaattttctgaCAACCCCACTCGAATATGGACAAATAACAATCTTTgccttcaaaaatatcatatctAAACTTTAATCgctgatggaaaaaaatattcagaacccgaTGAAGCACCAATCAACATGTTGAGGTGTGTGAAATTTACGATCAGCTTATTGAAACATGCCATAGCTGTTATATATTCAATGACACCATACCTTGATCCTGGTCACATAAGATTCCCATCATCCCTAGCGGACAGATGCATCTGAAGCCATCTTGAGTGACTACACACGACGATCCATCACTACATCCAGCCGTCTGACAAACATCCATTCTCTCTTCACATCTATCGCCATGGTAACCATCATCGCACTGGCAGGAGTAGGCGGAGCCTGGTTGAGACTGGCACGTTCCATTGTTGAGACAGGGGCGTGCCTGACATACATTGCGGCGGCACTGAGCCACGTTCTGTAGCTCAGATATGTCCGATGGGTTGAAACTatagaacaaaagaacaatAGAGAAAACTTCAGAGAATAAGTCGATTCAAACAATTCATAAGGATTGTAAAGATTTTGAATACTGCAAGCTGTTCCAAGTGCTATTAGTCAATTGCTTTTCCTAAAATGAAGAGATGAAAGGCTTCATTCCAGCATGAACCTACTAGATCCATGATTCCAGCAAGGTAATAATTTTCATACTGTATTGGCTTAGCAAATAAGAACCACAGGTAGGCAAACCTCATTTGAGAATCAGTCAGTATGCATAAATTGTACAAGACTAAGGCCCGTATTCtcaagtcaggtttaacttagacccttttcataaacctatcctccaattagccgcctaagagtaatgcggataattcaataaaatttgcgttcataaactccgaaaataagccgcattatttttacgagcgcccgtcctgaaaaaggcagataatcgccatgacaactggacacgccccctcagatgcggttgtgttggaaaagggtgaccttgtgaccgcaccatggcaattatccgcattatttggaaatgcgttcataaactcaaaatcttatcccgatgccgctattatgcggataagagcagagtaatgcggataactcttgtcctcctccaattttacgaccaaattatgctgctattagccgcctaattcatagtaattgggtttatgaaaggggtattagaccATGGACTagctctgctaaaattatgggaagcccaaaaagtcaaaatttttattaagttgcatgtttcttatgtttgctatgctctttcctgattcatcgatggtgaaggcaatcatctatttatacttcctagacaattatgaatgattaagagccaaaatgagctgaaatacgATATCTccactgttagtgatttatgcaacaattggctttccatacttaaaccacaactttaaacctgagtttaagttaaacccgacttcagaatacgggcctaagtATCACTATAGCCACAATGAGCAGAGAGATAAAGTGTGCAGCCCATTCACCTATACCACTGCCCCAACAAAATGTCACATGGTTCATGTAAGCCCACAAAGTTATTATAAGCCAGAAGTTATTTGAGACAATAAATACAGTAGAAATATTTGGTTTACAATGACCTACATGAATGCATATGTCATTTTAGGTCTAACTTACACATGAACCTTTGGTCTCATGACCAGAGGTGATATGCAACCAGAAAACCCAAGACCAGATCCAAGAACAGAATAGTTTCATTTGGTCTCACCTATACGTTTGGTCTTGAATAACCAGAGACAATATGCAACCAGCAAACCCAGGACCAGTTCCAAGCACAGATGGGAGAGCAGAATAGTCCTCATAGCCTCCGACAAAGACTTCAGATCCAACATTCAAGGACTGCAATGATCCACCAGCTTCACCAATCTTGGGACTTCACAGAAGAATAGAACGAGGAATATTAATCAAACAATAATCcaaatgatttcatttcattcatatatCATTGTCAACATTACATAATTTGTCATTGGTATAATTATTTGGAGAATATATACATGAGAGGATCATCATAAGCTCTAGGGGGTGCAAGaaaaaatttgcaatcaatcgcaagcCCCCCCTTTGAGATCtaggccgtcgaccgcgcgattgcgccgaaaattggcacgcgggttgtctAGGACAtgatctacaaaattgtatagttatTTATTTCTTCCGAAATTGCTGTTatgtgattatgctaatttatgcataattagtatgcaaaatcatactttttcctctaactccctaaataaagctccaaatgttctaatttttggtatagaaactctttgtggtgttcttagcaagtgtacatgaacaaaatagcaatatcaattcattttcttatgtattatattttttttgcaatttctaatgtatttccttgtaccttttgtttttcatttttttcaatgaaatttgttggggacccTTCTGAGATCacaaaaagcataaaataaatacatttagaccagcaaaactaaaaataatcatacatttatggttttgggttgaaaacacaatttgc
Protein-coding sequences here:
- the LOC121423658 gene encoding protein eyes shut homolog; its protein translation is MNGATCENSPNTAYDTPYTCVCPSSFSGAVCEVQDFCSVDPCPAGVPCINLQDTFECDHCATDVCLNGATCLPSTSSSLGYECQCREGFTDLDCSVNIDDCLPTSCDNGGTCIDQVNGFSCVCLEQFSGPTCQSSSSCDTLDCENGFCLVDDEGIDYCRCDLGFTGMLCQEGATTNVPHFLGTSYLKTSLPASMPVLNELYVKLEFIMENQGIILYAQQESGPGDFFSLSIQDSRLVFNFDLGSGVGSVTSDPILLEELVEVSIFRSGREGQMNVTGQSPKIGEAGGSLQSLNVGSEVFVGGYEDYSALPSVLGTGPGFAGCILSLVIQDQTYSFNPSDISELQNVAQCRRNVCQARPCLNNGTCQSQPGSAYSCQCDDGYHGDRCEERMDVCQTAGCSDGSSCVVTQDGFRCICPLGMMGILCDQDQDVSELTPSFRGTSYLGYLWPEGLSTQETRISLRIRPGSSGQNALILYVEDTSLAAGDFLALGIVEDAVELRFNLGSGTSTLTSDVITAEEWHVISIVRTQNTAQLIVDDNVVDHDGSGSVGLTVDSLLYVGGVPTRSFLHEDSMFDTGFFGCIENLKVGETSLYPSLATEGADIEQCEHSTCNSTVCLNGGTCQSIDAFTLECICPSGQSGARCEQAEIVTVPKFSGFSYLAVNISNRIQYLSSVTMEIRPDTDNDGIIYWNSAENDFMGIGLVDRRVQFTFDLGSGPATLVSNDQLDSGEWYTVRVSRRNGEGQLWLNDQESPVTGQSSGSSVGLSVGLTYIGGVASSVTVPARAGITGGFSGCIRSLTVNEEVIDLTENLAQSSVSQCNDELCNLDHGCQNEARCVFSSSSSTGYLCECAPGYSGDLCETSSCDLLSTNEQCQNDGLCYVSDSGQASCLCSVGFSGPICDQPSTYSIPMFGGNSYLSFERAILTSVFHATDIRLLFRAMDASSDSLLLWHGPSIQDSFITLGIKDGIITLLYNLGSGIGELRADEITIENFVWYNVEVTRRGASASLVVQSLNPVQSQSVTGSSPGSSTGLATFGSSVFLGGYSSDITQLTNGYFSSGFNGCIAQLLTSVNPSGNLQVVDLVESQRTGGAGIQNCDLGLNSS